CTCTAAAACCTGTTAGGTTTATGATCCCACCCATAGCTTGAGCTACTATGTCATAGCATGGTCTTTCTGCTAATGGACTTGTTTGTCCAAATCCAGAACCTGAAACATATATTAGTTTAGGGTTAATTTCTTTTAGGGTATCATAATCTATTTTTAATTTTTTTGTTACACCACCCTTGTAGTTTTCACATACAAAGTCAGCATTTTTTACAAGGTCGTAGAACATTTGTAGACCTTTTTCAGATTTTAAGTTTAGTGTAACACCTTTTTTGTTTCTATTTGAATATGCGAAGAATCCACTTTCTCCACTTTTTTCATCTATAGGTCCCCAAGTTCTGCATTGCTCACCATTAACTGGTTCTATCTTTATAACATCTGCTCCAAAATCGGCAAAAAACATTGTGCAAAACGGACCACTCAAAGCTGAGGTTAGGTCTATAACTTTCAAACCCTCAAGTGCACCATTATTAATCATATTTTCTCACTTTCTATATCATTAAATATTTTTATTGGGCATCTCTCTTTAGTATTGCATTTAATAGTACAGATGCACCTTGTGTACATTGTTCTGTTGATGTAAATTCTGGTTCGCAGTGTGAATGTCCGTCTTTAGATGGAACAAAGATCATTGTTGTTGGGACCATGTATGATACGAATTGTGCATCATGGCCAGCACCTGAATTTATTTTTTGGTTAGAATATCCAAGTTCATTTACAGATTCTTGTACATAGTTAACTAGTTGTTCGTCAAAGTAAACAGTATCTCTTGTCCAAGCTACTTCATAGTCTGTTGTACAACCAACTATTTCTTTTGGTATGCTCTTGATTACTTCTACTACTTGTTCTATAACTTCTGCTTTTTCGTGTCTAGCATCTATAGAGAATTCTACATAGTCAGGAATAACAGTGTGTACGTTTGGATGGCAGATGATTTCACCTGTTGTATAAACAAGTTCTTCATCAAGTTTGTCTAGCTCATCATGTAGGTATTGAAGAACTTTTGCTGCTCCGTATAGGGCATCGTGACGATATTTCATTGGTGTTGTACCAGCGTGGTCAGAAACACCGTAGATTTTGATTCTGTAGTTAACCATACCAAGTACGCATGTAACAACTCCAACATCCTTGTTTTCTGCTTCTAGGATTGGACCTTGTTCGATGTGCATTTCAAAGTTTGCACAGTAGTCATCTGGGTTTAGTCTGTTAGCTTTATCGCCTTTAAATCCTGATTTTTCTAGGGCTTCTTTGAAGGTTGTTTCTTTATCAAGAACTGATTTTGAGTTCATCATATTTTCATAAACGAAGTTTTTCTTGATCTCTTCTGGTAGGTAGTCATACATAACAATACCTGATGACATCATTGCTGGTGGATATAAAGATCCTTCTTCGTTTGTCCATACCATTGCGGTGATATTGTGTTTGTGAGGGATGTTTTGCTCATGGATTGTTTCTAGAACTTCCATAGCTGACATTACACCTAAAATACCATCGTAGTTACCACCATTTCTTACAGAGTCTGTGTGTGATCCTGTAACTATAGCTGGTAGTTCTGGATTTGATCCATTAAGTGTTGCATACATATTTCCTATGTCGTCTGTTTTAACTTCTGCACCTATTGCTTCCATTCTTTTTTTGAATTCGTTTCTAGCTTGGATATCTGCTTCAGAAAAACAATAACGTGTTATTCCACCGTGTCCTGCATCTCCAAATGTGCTAAAAGTATCAATTTTATCTTGCATTCTTGCTTCATTACATTTATAAGTCATTTTTTCTCCTCACTTTATAAAAATCATACATTTTTGTAAATATTATCTCTAGGGCTATACCACCGCTTATGGCTATGGCTATATTTACTGAATTAGCCCCATATTTCAATACGTTTTCCCAATTTGTTATAAACAAGTACTCCATTGTCAAAAATAGTGAACGCCCTGGTATCAAGGGTATAAATCCTACGGCGTGGTAGATGGTAGCTGGTGCTTTGTTTCTCCTTGAAATTATTTGGGAGTAAAGTCCCAAAAACAAGGATGCAAAAAAGTATGACTGGTATTCATCTTTTGTATAGATGAAGGTTATTATATATACAGCCCAGTCTAAAAGTCCAGCAAGACTTGCCCAAAACAAATCTTTTCCTTTTATATTAAACAAAAGAGCAAAGCCCAATGATCCAATACCAGCAGCTATTATTTGTATAATCTTATCCATAGCGCCCTCACCTAAGTATAGTTGCTAGGGCAAAACCAATGCAGATAGCCATAGCTATGAACAAGGCTTCAAATAATTTTATAGCCCCTGTCAAGATATTGTCCATAAACATCTCTTTGAAAGAATTTGTAAAAAGAAGGCCTGATATCAAAATCATTGTTATACCTATACTTATATGTTCACTAGATAGTCCAAGTCCTATGTCTACTGCAAGTGACGATAGACGTGCTATCACAAAGCCACATACGCAAATAACTATAAATCTATTTATATTTATCTTTCTAAGTAGGGCTTCTGCAAGCCTCATAAGGCAAGCTATAAAACCACCTATGATGGCATCTTTAAAGCTTGATCCAAAGAAGATACAAAAACCAAAAGCTATGAGAAAGTAGGATAATAAAATCCTAATTTGTCCAGCTCCTTCTAGGTTTTTGATCTCTTTTATTTCTTTTTCTATATCAGAAAAGTCTATCTGGTCATTGCAAATACGCCTAGACAGGTTGTTAAACCTAGCAAGCGATTCCAGATTGTAGGACATAGTCAGTACTCTTCTTGATTGGGTATAGGGTTTATTTTCAAATTCTGTGCTTGTTACTATACTATAAGGAGTTGCAAAGACATTGACGTTTTCTGCACAAAAGTGTCTACAAATACGACCTATGGTATCTTCAACCCTATTTATTTCTGCACCAGATTTTAACATGCCTGCGCCAATGTCTATAGCATAGGTCAAAATTCTATCGTAGTCCAATAGCTTTTTCCTTTCTTGTCAACTCCTATTTATTATCTTAGTATTTTTGAGCTTGTCTCTTTACAAATTTACCCATACCTGGTTTTCCAACAAATTCACCATCATCATAGATTAGGTTTCCTCTTAGGTAGGTTTGTACAGGATAACCTGAGAATTTCTTGCCTTCCCAAACTGTGTGGTCACATAGGGTGTGCATATTATCTATTGACACTGTGAATTCTTTGTTTTTATCATAGATTACAATGTCTGCATCTTTGCCTACTGCAAGTTCACCTTTTTGTGTACAACCGTAGATTTTTGCTGGGTTTGTTGAGCAAAGTTCTACTGCTCTTTCAAATGTGATCTTGCCTTTATTTGCAGCGTCTAGCATATATGGATATAGGTTTTCTATACCTGCTATACCATTTGGTATTTTTGTAAAGTCATCTTTACCCCAATCTTTTTCATATGATTGGAATGGGCAGTGGTCAGTTGCTATTGTGTCAACCATACCATTTTGTACTGCTTGCCAGATTGCATCTTGGCTTTCTTGTCCCTTCATAGGAGGTGAGCATACAAAGTTTCTACCGTCTTCTCTTTTATAGACATCACTTGTAAACTCTAGGTATTGTGGACAAGTTTCTATAAATACAGTTGCTCCTTCTAGTTTAGCATCTATAGCTGCTTGTAAACCTTCTTTATCAGCCATATGAACTACCATTAGTGGGGCATCAAGGTTTTTAGCCCAGTGAACTGCTCTTTTATCTGCTTCTGCTTCTACAAATTCTGGTCTACTTAGGTAGTGGTACCATGCACTTGTTTTGCCTTCTTTTAAAAACTCTTCGACTCTTAGGTCTATCAAATCTGGGTTTTCAGCATGAACATTGATTAGTCCGCCAAGCTCTTTAGCTCTTTCTAGAAGTCTAACGAAGGTTCCATCATCAGTCATCATGCCTTCTTTTTTATAAACCATGAATACCTTAAAGCTTGTAATACCTTCATTTATCGCTGTTTCCATCTCATCAATGATTTCTCCATCATTAAGGTCTGTGATACAAACGTGGGATGCATAGTCTATGCAGGCTTCCTTTTCTAGAACAGCTTTTTTCTCATTTATAAGTTCCATTATAGAGGTGCCTTTTCTTTGTACTGGGTAATCAAATACTGTTGTTACACCACCACAAGCTCCACCTCTTGTACCTGATTCATATGTATCAGATGAAACTGTTCCACCAAATGGCATTGCCAAGTGTGTATGAGAATCTATACCACCTGGAAGCACAAGTTTGCCTTCTGCATCTACTATCTTTTCGGCATCACCCTCAATGTTTGCAGCTATCGCTACAATTTTTTCATCTTTAACAGCAAGGTCTGCCTTAAAAGAATTGCTTGCAGTAACTATTGTTCCGTTCTTAATTAATAAATCGTATTTCATATAACCTCCTTATTAGTCATCGAAAAGTTTAAGAACACTCCATTCCTCTTGGTCATCATTTTCTTTTGCAGTCATATCGTAGATAAGATTGCCAAGTTTTACACATAGATAACCTGCTATATTGCCAATAATAGTACAGACAACTACCATTTCCCAATTGCCACCTGTAGCAAAGGCGGAAAAACCGCCCATAAAGGTACAAGGTGCATATCTTAATAGATCTATGTGTACTATGTAGCAAATAACCCAGGTGAAAAATCCTGTAACTACTGCTGAAAATAGAACACTATCTGGAAATATATTGCTTAGTGCTATTATGGTACAACCTATTATAACACCTATTATATTTGAAGCTGAAGATCTAAATACTGCTGATTTGCTAGCACCAGCTGTGAAAAATGAGGTTATTCCTACAAATCCTAGCCAAGTAGCAAAAAGATCTGGGAAGCTCATTGATAGTTTAGCTGCAACATAAGCCCATATCCCACATACTATGCCACTACCGACTGCGCCTGCGCCTATCCTTTTCATAGCTACCTACCTTATCTATATTCGTGTTTAACTTTTACTTCGTATTCTTCTCTACCTTCTTTAAACTTAACTTCTCCTGGTAAGATACAATCAAATACTGGACAAACGTTTAAGCATAGGTGACAACCAACACAATTATCATTTATAATTGGTTTTCTTTCTTTGCTATCCCAATCAATCGCTTGGTGAGCAGCATCGAAACATGATACATAACATCTACCACATTTTACGCACTTATCATAGTTGATTTCTGGGATGATCTTGAAATCTCTGTCTATTTCGTCAGCACCAACTATATTTGGAAGTGCAAGACCTACTAAATCTTCTAGTCTATCAATTCCTCTTTCGTCCATATAGTGGCTTAGACCGCTTATCATATCCTCAACTATTCTGTAACCGTATTGCATAACCGCTGTTGTTACTTGTAGGTTGCTAGCACCAACTAATAGGAACTCAAGGGCATCCTGCCATGTTTCTATACCACCCATACCTGTTATAGGCACATCTTTAAGTGGTTCATATTGTTTCATTTGTGTTATAAATCTAAGAGCTATAGGCTTAACTGCCGCACCAGAATATCCTGATATAGATGATTTACCATTTATAGCTGGCATTGCTGTCATAGACTCTAAGTCTAGGTTTGTTATAGCCTTGATAGTGTTTATTGCTGCTATACCCTTAGCACCTGCTTTGACAGCTGCTTCTGCTGGTATTTCCATATGACCGATATTTGGTGTCATTTTTGCAACAACTGGTAGGTGTGTATTTTCTACACAAAGTTTTGTATAATGAGCAACTAACTCTGGGTTTTGACCAACGTCAGATCCCATCTCGTGTGAGTCCATTTGTGGACAAGAGAAGTTAAGCTCTATTATGTCTGCTCCAGCTTCTGTAACTTTCTTTGTTAGATAAATCCACTCTTCGTCATTTGATCCCATTATAGAAACTGCCATGACCTTTGTTGGGTAATCTTTTTTAAGTCTTGATATATACTCTAAGTTAAGCTCTAGAGGTTTGTCAGAGATCATCTCCATATTTTTGAAACCTGTCCAAGCTAAATCTTCTTTTCTACCGATATCAAATCTTGGAGAGCACTCATCTGGTATATAAACACCGATTGTTTTATAGTAAACTCCTGCCCAGCCAGCTTCAAAAGCTTTTTTGATCATTTCATAGTTTGATCCAACTGGTGATGATGATAGGAAGAATGGGTTCTCACATTTAACGCCTAAAAAATCAATTGATAAATCTTTCTTAACTGCCATATCTATCTCCTATTTCAAGTATGCTAATATTTCTAAAGCTGCGCCCTTACCTTCGGCAACTGCTTTAACTACTGTCTCGCCGCCATTTCTAGCATCGCCTGCTATAAATACGCCGTTTCCTTTTTTTACACCTTCATAATCATCTTCTAGCTTTTGACCTATAGCAAATACTACTGTGCTAGCTTTAAGATTCATAGTAGAAACTTCATCCCAAGATTTAAACTCAACAAGTTCAACCTTTCCATCTCCGTGGATTTTTTCTGGTGCAAATCTTGTGTGAACTGGAACGCCTAGACTATAAGCATAGCTTAGCTCTTGGATGTTAGCTGGAGCTTCTTCTATTGATCTTCTATATACTATAGAAACATTTTTTGCTCCTGCTTGTTTTGCACTTGTAGCGCAGTCCATAGCAACGTCTCCACCACCTACTATAACGACATCTTCACCAAGCTCGATCTTACCATCGTTTTCATACATTTCTTTCAAGAAGTCTACAGCGGTATAAACTCCTTTTAAATCTATACCCTCAATTTCTGGTAGCCAAGTTTTCCATAGTCCTACACCAACAAATACAGCATCATATTCTTTCTTAAGATCTTCTATTTGATCATATGTAATCTTCTTGCCAAACTCAAATTTGACACCTAATTCTTCTACTTTTGATATGTCATAATCAACTGTATTTCTGCTAAGTCTTGATGGGTTGATACCGTATCTTAGTACACCACCAGCTTTTTCGTATTGCTCATAGATAGTTACATCTACACCATTTTTAGCAAGCTCTGCTGCAGCTGCTAGTGATGCTGGACCTGATCCTATACAAGCAACTTTTTTGCCAATGCTTTCACCTTTTTTAAGGACTTGCATCTTGTGAATTCTTTCTTGGTCCATTGCAAAACTTTGTAGTCTACCAATCTCGATTGGTTTGTCAATACCAGTTCTTGAACAAGCTTTTTCACAAAGTTTTTCATAAGGACATACTAGTGCACAGGTTGCTCCAAGGATATTGTTTTCCCTAATTGTCTCAGCAGCACCTTTGAAGTTTCTAAATCTTATAGATCTGATGAACTTGCCTGGATCTGTTTTTGCCGGACAATCCTGACTACATGGTGCATCCTCACATAGTAGGCATCTTGTAGCCTCTTGCATTGCACCTCTGACATCTAGTGGCTCGTATGATAACTCGCCATAAGATAATTTTCTGGTCTTACTCATATTTTCTCCTCCAGATATATATTTTTTTAAAACCTTTTCGGTTTTAATGACAATGTTTGCAAGGCATCCTTTAATATGAATTGCCTCTTCGTATATAATATATCACAGCGGACGAAAGTTTTCAAGTTAAATTTTTAACTTTCTCGTATTTTTTTTAAAACTTTATAGCGATTCATAGTTTTTCTTTTATCCCCTAAAATTTTTTCCAAATTTGATTGATAATTATTAACTTTATAGTTTAATAGACTTAGTAAATATGTAAAAAGAGAGTAAATTATGAACGATTTATATACAATTGGAACTATTTCCAAACTTAGCAATATACCAACAGAAACCCTACGATACTATGACAAAATTGGTCTTTTCTGTCCTGAACATAGGGATGAGACAACCGGTTATAGGTATTATACAAAGGATGGCCTTACCGCTCTTTTGATCATCAGAAGGCTTAGAAACCTAGGTTTTTCTATAGAAGATATAAGGAGTGCCCTAGAGGATAAAACCCTTGACCACCTCAAAGCTTTATTATTAAAAAAAGAAAAAGAATATGATAAGTCAATAAAAATCCTTCAAGCAAGACAATATGCTTGCAATGTTGCCTATGAAAAAATAGTCTCTGGTGAGAATATAAGAAAAAATTTCGATAGAAATGCAAGATTTGAAGAGACTGTCTCTCTTGAGAAAATCCCAAAAAGAGAGCTTATTTTCTCTAGAAAAATTATGAAAGCATATAAAAACTCTGACCTATCGCTTTCTAGATGGATTGATATTTATGAAAAATGTACGGAAAATGGTCTAGAGATGAAAGGGTCAATAATAGTTATCTATCACGACGATCCCCTCGATCAGTTTTTGCTAAAAGATTGTGACCTGGAGTTTGCTATTGAGATTAATTCTGAAGATGCTGCTAGGCTCTCTAAGGATAAGACTAGGTCTTGGGGAGACTTTACGGCTTGCACATCTTATTTTTTAGGAGATTATTCTGGCATTATGACTAGACACGTCCAGATGATCAGGTGGATAAATGCAAATGGTTATGAGATTTGTGGACCTATTTCAGAAGAATTTATCATCTCTCCTCTAGATGTCTACAATCCAAGCGATCACGTGACAAAAATTATTATCCCAGTTAAAAAAAATGATGAAAAATAAAAAAATCCCTTTCTAAATCATTTGATTTAAAAAGGGATTTTATTTTTTTA
This window of the Anaerococcus mediterraneensis genome carries:
- the preA gene encoding NAD-dependent dihydropyrimidine dehydrogenase subunit PreA; its protein translation is MAVKKDLSIDFLGVKCENPFFLSSSPVGSNYEMIKKAFEAGWAGVYYKTIGVYIPDECSPRFDIGRKEDLAWTGFKNMEMISDKPLELNLEYISRLKKDYPTKVMAVSIMGSNDEEWIYLTKKVTEAGADIIELNFSCPQMDSHEMGSDVGQNPELVAHYTKLCVENTHLPVVAKMTPNIGHMEIPAEAAVKAGAKGIAAINTIKAITNLDLESMTAMPAINGKSSISGYSGAAVKPIALRFITQMKQYEPLKDVPITGMGGIETWQDALEFLLVGASNLQVTTAVMQYGYRIVEDMISGLSHYMDERGIDRLEDLVGLALPNIVGADEIDRDFKIIPEINYDKCVKCGRCYVSCFDAAHQAIDWDSKERKPIINDNCVGCHLCLNVCPVFDCILPGEVKFKEGREEYEVKVKHEYR
- a CDS encoding MerR family transcriptional regulator yields the protein MNDLYTIGTISKLSNIPTETLRYYDKIGLFCPEHRDETTGYRYYTKDGLTALLIIRRLRNLGFSIEDIRSALEDKTLDHLKALLLKKEKEYDKSIKILQARQYACNVAYEKIVSGENIRKNFDRNARFEETVSLEKIPKRELIFSRKIMKAYKNSDLSLSRWIDIYEKCTENGLEMKGSIIVIYHDDPLDQFLLKDCDLEFAIEINSEDAARLSKDKTRSWGDFTACTSYFLGDYSGIMTRHVQMIRWINANGYEICGPISEEFIISPLDVYNPSDHVTKIIIPVKKNDEK
- a CDS encoding threonine/serine exporter family protein yields the protein MDKIIQIIAAGIGSLGFALLFNIKGKDLFWASLAGLLDWAVYIITFIYTKDEYQSYFFASLFLGLYSQIISRRNKAPATIYHAVGFIPLIPGRSLFLTMEYLFITNWENVLKYGANSVNIAIAISGGIALEIIFTKMYDFYKVRRKNDL
- a CDS encoding threonine/serine exporter ThrE family protein — translated: MDYDRILTYAIDIGAGMLKSGAEINRVEDTIGRICRHFCAENVNVFATPYSIVTSTEFENKPYTQSRRVLTMSYNLESLARFNNLSRRICNDQIDFSDIEKEIKEIKNLEGAGQIRILLSYFLIAFGFCIFFGSSFKDAIIGGFIACLMRLAEALLRKININRFIVICVCGFVIARLSSLAVDIGLGLSSEHISIGITMILISGLLFTNSFKEMFMDNILTGAIKLFEALFIAMAICIGFALATILR
- a CDS encoding Zn-dependent hydrolase is translated as MTYKCNEARMQDKIDTFSTFGDAGHGGITRYCFSEADIQARNEFKKRMEAIGAEVKTDDIGNMYATLNGSNPELPAIVTGSHTDSVRNGGNYDGILGVMSAMEVLETIHEQNIPHKHNITAMVWTNEEGSLYPPAMMSSGIVMYDYLPEEIKKNFVYENMMNSKSVLDKETTFKEALEKSGFKGDKANRLNPDDYCANFEMHIEQGPILEAENKDVGVVTCVLGMVNYRIKIYGVSDHAGTTPMKYRHDALYGAAKVLQYLHDELDKLDEELVYTTGEIICHPNVHTVIPDYVEFSIDARHEKAEVIEQVVEVIKSIPKEIVGCTTDYEVAWTRDTVYFDEQLVNYVQESVNELGYSNQKINSGAGHDAQFVSYMVPTTMIFVPSKDGHSHCEPEFTSTEQCTQGASVLLNAILKRDAQ
- a CDS encoding DUF1097 domain-containing protein; its protein translation is MKRIGAGAVGSGIVCGIWAYVAAKLSMSFPDLFATWLGFVGITSFFTAGASKSAVFRSSASNIIGVIIGCTIIALSNIFPDSVLFSAVVTGFFTWVICYIVHIDLLRYAPCTFMGGFSAFATGGNWEMVVVCTIIGNIAGYLCVKLGNLIYDMTAKENDDQEEWSVLKLFDD
- the hydA gene encoding dihydropyrimidinase; protein product: MKYDLLIKNGTIVTASNSFKADLAVKDEKIVAIAANIEGDAEKIVDAEGKLVLPGGIDSHTHLAMPFGGTVSSDTYESGTRGGACGGVTTVFDYPVQRKGTSIMELINEKKAVLEKEACIDYASHVCITDLNDGEIIDEMETAINEGITSFKVFMVYKKEGMMTDDGTFVRLLERAKELGGLINVHAENPDLIDLRVEEFLKEGKTSAWYHYLSRPEFVEAEADKRAVHWAKNLDAPLMVVHMADKEGLQAAIDAKLEGATVFIETCPQYLEFTSDVYKREDGRNFVCSPPMKGQESQDAIWQAVQNGMVDTIATDHCPFQSYEKDWGKDDFTKIPNGIAGIENLYPYMLDAANKGKITFERAVELCSTNPAKIYGCTQKGELAVGKDADIVIYDKNKEFTVSIDNMHTLCDHTVWEGKKFSGYPVQTYLRGNLIYDDGEFVGKPGMGKFVKRQAQKY
- a CDS encoding FAD-dependent oxidoreductase encodes the protein MSKTRKLSYGELSYEPLDVRGAMQEATRCLLCEDAPCSQDCPAKTDPGKFIRSIRFRNFKGAAETIRENNILGATCALVCPYEKLCEKACSRTGIDKPIEIGRLQSFAMDQERIHKMQVLKKGESIGKKVACIGSGPASLAAAAELAKNGVDVTIYEQYEKAGGVLRYGINPSRLSRNTVDYDISKVEELGVKFEFGKKITYDQIEDLKKEYDAVFVGVGLWKTWLPEIEGIDLKGVYTAVDFLKEMYENDGKIELGEDVVIVGGGDVAMDCATSAKQAGAKNVSIVYRRSIEEAPANIQELSYAYSLGVPVHTRFAPEKIHGDGKVELVEFKSWDEVSTMNLKASTVVFAIGQKLEDDYEGVKKGNGVFIAGDARNGGETVVKAVAEGKGAALEILAYLK